In the genome of Notamacropus eugenii isolate mMacEug1 chromosome 7, mMacEug1.pri_v2, whole genome shotgun sequence, the window TCTTTTCTGCCACCAAGAGTCTCCTCTTCTGCTTCTGGAATCTCTTCCTGGACCATAGTGGCATGTCCAAATAGAAGTGGGGTAAAGGAAAAGAAGGCTCAGGGGGATGTAGGGGTGGTCTCTTCCTCCTGTTCCCCAGTTTCCTGCAGCCTGCTGTATAGCATACAGGCATCCTCTCGAGACACTCGTTCCCAACCACTCTCCTTCACATGGTACAGGTCCACAGAACCACCTGAATAGGCATCCCTGCGGGTAGCATGGGCCACAGCTTGGCGAGCCAGAGTATAAGCCTCTTCAATAGTCATGTCATAGCGGTAGCCACGGTCCAGCACACCATAGGCATAGGGTGAGCCAGAGCCCACAGAGAAGACATCGCCGGCCAGGAGGGTCCCATCACTGTAGACATAAAAGAGGGCAGGGCCAGCCTGGTCCCAGCCACACAGGGCTGTGGCCACACACAGGTCCAAGCCCCGGTAACGGTATAGCATGGTGGAGAGAAGCTTGGCAGCCCCTGCCACACTGGGCAGCTGGCCCTCCCTGAGAGCCCGAAGGCGCAGCTCCCGTTGCAGTATTCGGTACCAGGTGGCACAATCAGCTGAGGTGCCTGAAGTTGTGCCTATAAGGTGCTGGTGGACAGGGATGACCTTCTGGGAAGCAGGGCAAGCCACGTAGGAGCCACAGGAAGATCGAGTATCAGCTGCAGCAATGACCCCGTGGCGGAATCGGAAGGCTAATGTGGTGGTGCCATGGGCCAGTTCTGGACCGTGTGTCTGCAGAAAGACAGGAGGGTCACAGCCCCTGGGGACAGCCCAGTCCCCAGCCCCAGGTAGGTGAGGGCTCAGGGCTTCAGGGGCCTGCCAATCGCACAcattctccagagccatcttagGAAGCAAGTGGAGACTAGAAGGAATTGGGCAAGGTTATATGGACTGTGGTGAGGTAAGGACAGGACCAGGGGAAGATAAGGTACGCTACTGAAAAGCTGGATGGCAGCCAGAGTTAGGTGAGAGTATTGAGAACAGACGCTCCTCTTCTTCTGCCTGCCCAGCCCCCAAAAAAGGTCCATCTGAAAGAGAACCAGGCATGGCTGGGGGATGCTGTCATTAGTAAGAAAGCTGCATCCTCTATCACCCATGTGGTACCTGAGAGTGACCATGGAATCACCTCTGTCATACTCCATGTATCCCCTGGAAAGCATGGAGGACTAGAACATTTCTTGGAGTAGGATAAGGAAGGGGAGTTGGGGCAAGAGCAGAGGAAGGTAGGAGTGACCTGCCTGCCTTCTGGCCTTCTTTACTTCcatgtaaaatgaaaatcatgCTACCTGTAGCACCCATCTCATAGTCCTACTGTGTGGATCAAGAGGGGTAATGCATgtcaaacactttgcaaacctgaaaacatcatataaatggcagtttttattgttattcactacttccctccttccttccttccttccttccttccttccttccttcccaccttccttccttccttccttccttccttccttccttccttccttccttccttccttccttccttcccaccttccttccttccttccttccttccttccttccttccttccttcccaccttccttccttccttccttccttccttccttccttccttccttccttccttcctagaggCATAGCCTAGCTCACACATTCAGTCCAAGAAGGAGTCCCGCAGCCTCGTCCCAGCCACACAGGGCTGTGGCCACGCACAGCTCCAAGCCCTGGTAATGGTATGGCATGGTGGAGAGAAGCTTGGCAGCCCCTGCCACACTGGGCAGCTGGCCCTCCCTCAAAGCCCAAAGGCGCAGCTCCcacagaaaagggaaggaaaatagagtaaaaggaaaattaaagttAAATCCCTCCCACATAAGGCAGCCTTACATAGAGGTTAAGTCTGAAAAGAATTGCAATTTGCATCTGCCCCTCCCTGCCCTAGCATTACTATGTCACAGTCCATCCttcccattaaaaacaaaaaaacctgataATACTGACCCATCTTCAGTAGGAAGTATGCTTTGAGTTGTTTTTCCACCAGTGGGGAAAGATTTGCCCTAATGCAGCCATACTCTCATTTGTAACAAACAGCATTCATTTCCAAGACAGCTAAGTCAGGCCTAGGCTTGTAGTCTATAGCCACAGAACAGAGAAAAGCTAAGCGGTCCACGCAGGGATCAAATCTCCTCTCCTTACTAGTATCATGTGCTAACGCAGGTCATGCTAAGCAGTAGTCCTTTGGAGTCCTTAGGGGTTTTGTGGACCCTTGGAAAGGGGAGAAGTCATTTTATCACAGAGTGGTACACTGCCTCCTCTTAGATGGTGCCAAAGTAACATAAAGTATATTTTGGCTGGATCTCTCAAGGTCTTTTAGTCCAGTCCTCTATTTTGGGAAGCCTAAAGAGCCCAGAATTGTGCTTCAAAGTACGGGACAAGCTTCTCTGACTATGGTTGGTTCAGATTAgaccccttcctttccattcccactgcCCTCCTGCCCTTtgccttatcacctctcacctggacaatTACAGGTCTGGTGATTTCACTGATCTCCCAGCCCCCAGTCTCTTTTAACAGGTCCTGAACCCCCAAAGGCAGATTAATCTTCCAAAACCTTTGATATTTTCCTATTATTCtcctgctcaaaaactttcagtgggTCTCCATTGCCTATTAAATTAACACACACATCTTAGCCCACTATATTTAAGGCCTTCTATAATCTGGCCACAACCTGCTTCTTTGTAGGTCCCATTTCTCCCTTACAAGGCCCTTCTGCTGTAGACAGATGGGCCCATTCATTGTCTTTCCTCAACACATGTATACTCTTGCTTTGTTTATCTTATTCTTCGCACCATCAACCACCATCCCTCCCTCACCGTAACTGAAaaaccctcccttctcctccccaattATCTGAATCTTTACTCAAAGCTCAGCACAGATCTCACCTCCTTCCTGAGCCTTCTCTATTTTGTTCCAACCTCTTTTCCCACCTGGAATCCCCTGGAGCACTTCTCTGTAATATTCATTTGACACCCCCTATATATGGCTTTGAATTAATGAGCATTTGATATGTCTATATCTTGTCTGTAATCAgactgtaagcttcctgagggaagGGACCAAATCTGATACCTCTTCAGGTTCCTACAGCTACATCTTCTCGTTTATTCAGTAGGTATGCATTGAGCATCCACTGTGTGTAAGACATGGGGGATACAAAGTTTCACAAGACAGGTCCCTGCCCTAAAGtagcttatagtctagtagagGAGATATCATATATGGACAAATATGAATCTATAATACAGACTAATAATATTAGTGCCATAAGTGATATAATTTCAACAAAAATTCAGTGACTACCATGTACAGAGCATGATTTGGCACTAAGAGAGACCAATAATGAAAGAAGACAGGATCCCTGACCTTGTGGCTCCCTGATCTAGTACAGGAACATGGAACACATGCAAATTGCTATTATACAAAATGATTCATGAGAAGTGATGACCAAGTGTTCTTATTCTCTGAATAAGTATTTGCCTTTGCCTGAGCCATGGAATGCCATCATtccaaactcaacatatcccttcccttcctttcccttcccctcccctcttcttcctcccccttcccttctcttcccctcccctcccttcccctttccttgccttctctttccttcacttccttccccttcccttcctttcctcaacattcaaggctcagttcaaatgctaccctgtatatgaagacttccctggtCTCCCTAGCTGAAAATCTACACAGTGACCATTGTTGATAAGGTGTGGATTAGGGGAGGTTTGACAGGAAGAGGAAGTGGAATCAGGGAAAAATTTATGGTAGAGGTAGCATTTGAGGTAGACCTTAAAGGATGAGTAAGATTTAATAAGGTGGGGACAAGGGGGGATGGCAGGGATTGGGGTACTATTTCACTCATAAAGAACATTTACAAAGAGCTATGGGAGCATAGAGGAAAGGAACCAGGAGTACATTATGAAAGCCCATGAAAGACAGGTTATGGAATTTGGAGTTTATTCTACCTACAATACAAAGCCATTAGATGTTTTTTGAGTAGGGTCAAAGTCATACTTCAGGGGCAATTtttggcacaatgaatagaggactgggcctgctgggagatctgagttcaaatctggcctcagatatctactagctgtgtgacccagaacaagtcacttaatctctgcctgcctcagtttcctcaactgtaaaatagagataacaatagcacacctctcagggtggttgtgaggatcaagtgagataataattgtaaagcacttagagaagtgcttggcacatagttagcACTATAtttatgttagctattattattaagaattaatTTGGTgtcaaattataaaattaattggaagaggatagagactggaggcagggagaccagttaagaAGGATGGTACAGTCCAAGAATGAGGGATAGGGAGCTTGTGGAGattgaagaagaaacaaaatagaaacagTGAAAACGAGAGAGAGTGTGAAGTAAGAAGTGGCAGAACATGGTAAGATGGAGGAGTCAAAGCTGACTGCCAGATTTCTTGCCTGGGTGACTGGAATAATAATGGCCCTACTTATAGAAATAAGGCAGTGGGGGAAAGTAGTGGGCACTGGAAAAATTTTTGATTGATTAGATAAATCCTGCAATTCCCTGTATGGTCTCTGTATGATTCAAGTGCGGGGAAAAATATATTCCTTCTTTTCAATCTGATGGTAGAGCTTAAAGAAGGTTGCTCGATTTCAGGTTTGAGAATTCAACATATGTAGTGTCTGAAGAGGATAAAAGCATGTGTTTGGGGAGGTGGGAAAAAGGAGGGTTAAAGTTTTGTCTTCCCCAGCAGCTGTCATGGAAGGGATGGTGCGGATGCTAGTTGGAATTCCAGGCACTTACATGCTATACCCAGAAGAGGGTACATCATTATAAACACGTGTCCACTTTCTGGTTTTATCTGGCTTCCCAACTAAGTTAAAATATGTGGAACAAGGCAATCAAAAATGTCACAGAATCACataatttagatttggaaggagatCTCCTTagccatttagtccaattcaTATCCAAAAGGAATGCCCACTATAACATACTTGAGAAGCAGTCATGCagttgtagcagcaagcaccctgacacatccaggatggcctgctagcacaggttctaaaaggaaagcaacttttgaggagtcaacaatctttaatcacatataccaacagaggaaatacaaggaaagaaatgaagaccaacagaaagggcttctgtctgaccataagcaatacatacatcacagatcaacagacagatccagctgtctgaccattacatacctACATAGTTACCAgggacagaagcaccaacatttgggtttttaaaGGAAGAGGGGGCACATTTAACGgttactcagagtctcatctggcaacGAACCTTCTTTCAAAGAGTAAGTGTGACCCAGGGTCTcattagaaatgacaaaaggtgtggaccttcctaaaAAACAACCCTCCCCAATCAAgcaaatctcattaacattacaacagTCTCTCTCACCACTTCTCAGAGGCATTTTTCTCCATAGTTCTCATGGTCGGAAGCCTAAATTTGTTACCTTTCCACTTTCATCAGTTGACTAGTAGGACCAAAGAGAACAATTCACATTCTACAGGACGGCCATTCAAATACTTGAGACCGCCTTCCAAATCCAAGTTCTATTTCATCGCCTTGTTCCCTGTGTTTTAATGATCCCATTTGCATGGGAAACTTCAAACAATCTTTCCtcccagagatgaaaagaacatTAGAGCTGACTTAGGTCAACGCTTCGTTTTAGGGACGGTTGTTGCTGtgcttgtccttccttcttgaagggGACGCTGAAGgccagagagatgaagggacttggccaaggtcatacaagtaattAGTGTCAGAGCTACGGAGAGCATGCATTCCTGCTCTTTGCCCTATGCTCCTGTTTCTGGGATTCCTCTAGagggatgaatggatggatggatgttccTGTTGGAAAATCGCTGCTGACTTCATGGTTCAGGGACGCATTATCCAAGggcctttctcccccttcttgcTCCTGGCATTTGACATCTGGGCAGCTTCCTGGTTTATTAAAATCTTCCCAAAGAATAAGGGTAACATGAATCTTAAGTCTGCTCACTGTGCTGCTTCTAAGTCACACGACTGGGTGGAAAGGCCACTGGTTTTTAACAACAGTTGTGGGTTTACAGAGTTCCTGATGGCCTCCTTCATTAAATGGGCTTGAATTACTTGAGATTGCTCAAGTGTGGTTTTATTTAGCTCACAGCAAGCTGTCACTAGGTACTGGGTTTTGCCCTTATCCAAAATGGTAGACCGAGTGGCTTCAGTGGGTGGCTTAATGTAGGATAagaacagaaagggaaagtgagggaAGGCCAGAAGAACTTCAGTAGGGTCAAAGCAGCTTTTCAGCCAGTCATTCCCTTTTCCAAGATGGCCGCCACTCGACCTGGGAGCCGTTTCCGGTGCCCCGGCGGTCCAAGTGCACTATGACCCCAATCAACAGGGCACCAAAAGCTTGAAAGAGAATAGGGCGGCTCCTCGGCGGGGGCGGGCCCAGGATGCCCGGACTCAAGATGGCTGGCCACTCCCATGGTTTAGAGGCAGGCTGCCCTCTTCCAAAATGGCCGCCGGGCCCCATATAGCGCGCCGCGAAGCCGCCCGCGCCACTTCCGCTTTCCCTTAGTAAACATGGCGCTGGCCAGCGTGCTGGAGAGGCCGCTGCCTGTGAACGGGCTGGGCTTTTTCGGGCTCGGGGGTCGCTCAGACCTGCTGGACCTGGGTCCGGGGGGGCCCGGAGATGAGCTGTGCCTGGCGGCTCCCAGCTGGGGCGCCCCGGACGAGCCGGGGATCGAGCTTCTGCACGGAACCACCACCCTGGCCTTCAAGGTGCCGCTGCCCCCCGCCTCCCCGCCGGGCCGCCTCCGGCTCCCCCTCGGACCTGGGCCTCGGGATGGGGACGGTGCCGCCGCTGGTGACGCCCGGGCGGGCCTGGGAGGCTGGGGAGCCACGGGGGGCCGTGACCGGGTGACCGGGCGACCGGGCCGTGGGGGCGGGAGCGGGCGGATGCAGGCCCGAGGGCCCCGGGGCAAACAGAATGCCAGGTCACGGGTGGGCAGCGTCTCTGCGTGGGGCTGACACCCACCCGGGGCGTGGGGAGGAGGGCCCGCGCGGGCCCTGGCCGCCTCCCAGCCCGCCCTTCCCTCCCTCCGCAGTTTCGCCACGGCGTGATCGTGGCCGTGGACTCCCGGGCCACCGCCGGGGCCTACATCGCCTCGCAGACGGTGAAGAAGGTGATCGAGATCAACCCGTACCTGCTGGGCACCATGGCGGGGGGCGCGGCGGACTGCAGCTTCTGGGAGCGCCTGCTGGCCCGCCAGTGCCGCATCTACGAGCTGCGCAACAAGGAGCGCATCTCGGTGGCCGCCGCGTCCAAGCTGCTGGCCAACATGGTGTACCAGTACAAGGGCATGGGGCTGTCCATGGGCACCATGATCTGCGGCTGGGACAAGCGCGGCCCTGGTGAGTGCTGCGAGGGCCCCCCCGCTGTGCCCTCTGGGCGCCTGTGCCCCTGCCCGGCCCTTCCTCacacttaaagaaagccaggtgCCCCCACACGCCGTGGGAGGCCCTGAGGTTTGACAGGATTGGCAGGAGAGGTTTCCTCTGACCCAGCTCTTTCCTTCCCTCAGAGGACACGGAGAACAAGTCCTGCTCCCCTTGCTGGCTGAGGCAGACTTTTGGGGGGCCCTGCTGGATCCAAGTCTGGATGGGCAAGGAGGGCGGTGTTTGAGAGAATGCCCCATGAAGCTACGTGGCCAGGATGGTGCCACTCAGCCAGTCTGTCTCCTCCCCCTGAGCTCGGGGGGCATTTGAAGGCTACACGGATTATAGGCTCTACTTTGTGCTAGCAAGCAGCCTTCTCTAGCGTTTTCAGGCCTCTTCAGCTAGATGCTCAGTAAGGATGGTGCGTCCTTCACTTTTGTCTGCTTCCTAGCACTTGGTAAAACGGGTGCTCAGTACCCAGCGGCCACTGATTAGATACCAATTGGTTTATTTAAGTGGAGAGAGCAGATCAGGACAAATATCTTTATTTGTCATTACAAGAGAGGAAGAAGTGGTTTCATGTAGACTTTAGGAATCCCGATTAAAGATTTTAAATGTGATTCTCTCAGTTTGCCTCGTTTTTCAGTCCTGCTATCGTTATGCCTGGGAGCTGGCATCAGAATGTGCTCTGGTAGGGTGTGTGATGAGATGGTATTATCTTAACAGGTCTGTTTCCTAACTGTTTTACCCCTTCTAGGCCTGTACTATGTGGACAGTGAAGGAAACCGTATCTCTGGAGTCACCTTTTCTGTGGGTTCCGGTTCTGTCTATGCTTATGGGGTTATGGACCAGGGCTACTCGTTTGATCTGTCTGTGGAAGAGGCCTATGACCTCGCCCGGAGAGCCATCTACCAGGCCACCTATCGGGATGCCTACTCAGGAGGTGTGGTCAACCTCTACCATGTCCGAGAAGATGGCTGGATCCGTGTCTGCAGTGACAACGTCGCTGATCTGAATGACAAGTATCAGGGAGCTGCCCTCTGAAGGAGGTTGGGGGGTTGCTTTCTGGGTTTCTTGGGGTGACTGATATTTGATGCAAGAAAAATAGAGTTCACCttccagaactggaaagggacCTGGCTCTTTTTCCTGTCTAGgacttgattattttttaaagcaactcTTCGTTGACCTCTGTATGTTATTGATTTGTTAATAAGCTGCTCTAGAAGCAaatgttcattttactttgttgTTAACATTATACAACTCAACCTCAGCTAGTGTTGCGTCTTTTGTCCGCACTATCCCTCCTCCAAGCGCTACACGGTCAAACAAGCTAGGACAGTGGGAGGGATGCACTGTAATTACAGGAAACAGTGGTGTGAAAACTTTGTCTGGTGAATACATTAACGTCCCTGCTCAGGAGGTTAATaacaaaggagaaggagagagaggcagggaggaggGGAACAGCACTTCCCAGTGAGGTTTGTGAAGAGATGAAAAGTTGATGAGGTGGAAAGATGCACAAGAGGCTGTGCCAGGCAGGGCAGCAGAGGACTGGGGAGGGGAGGCTGGCACTTAAAATTATAGGGGAAATTGTTCTTAGATTTTGAAAGAGGAGGGAGCTTAAGTTTGGGCCCTGAAAAGGGAGAAGACGAATGAGTATAGGATGTGGGTACTGTACCGGTACCCAGGTTGCTGGCTATCATATTTTGGGAATGGGTTGGGTTAGGGCCCACCTAAAGCTGCCAATGTAGCATTTGGGTGGGGAAGAGGCCCCATTTTGAGCAGAGATGACCGATTTATCACGCTGAGCCCTGAGGGGGTCCCCAAGCCATGGTGGCAGCAGATGGCAAGGCCTCCTGTTAGGGAAGGTCGAGAAGGTGTTTGaaggaagaaaccataaaaaacaGGAGAGGAGGGAACCAGTGGAGAGCCTGACGCCAAAAAGTCTTTTCTCTTTACTACGCGGGAGTGGACTCAGGAAGGCTTAGTTAGcagggaggaggaaaagcaggAGGTAAGAATACTAACACCACCATCATTAATCCGAAAGGAAGGCTCCTAGCAGAAGAGAGTAATAAAGCCTCCACCCATCCACATGGCAGCggcttcctcctctctttcactccctcctcctcttcttgctTAGCCCTGTGTAGTCTCTGTATTGATTGATGAGAGCTGTCCGCCAGGAACTGATCGAGGCTTGTTAATTGCATTTGTCAAATGCAAGGAAATTGGGAATTAGTGAGATCGGGAGAAGTGAGTTTGGAAAACAAACGGCTTGTGCTAAGGAGATTCATCTTGATGAAAAGTGCCTGAGGAACCCCTAGCAGCAGGGAAGCTGCTAGGATGGGTCTAGAGTAAGTCTACAGCTACTCCTGGCAGGAGTTGTGTCCTGGGGTTCTGTGGGCATGGAGAAACAGCAGATTATTGGCTATGGCTCAAAGCACATTTgcattcatcttttttctttgggGGTGGTGAGGGTAGGATTATGCCTGGCCGCTggtagaaaggggaaagaagaaaatactcTTCCCCTGAGTCTGGAAAGCAGAGTGCTAAAAATCAGCAAGGTCTCCCCAGATACTTCGGTCTggagatgaatagaaaaaaatcaagggaCTTGTGGGGCCTGAAGAGCTTTGTGCTTAGCTCTGTTATGTTCTTAGTGAGTCTGCAAGGGATCCTGTGAGACCTCTAGTCACCAAGAGTTTAGAGGGCCTTAactcattctcattttttaaagaaaaaacaccaGCATCATGGGATACTGATGTTTTAAattgtaagatttttaaaaatgggaagcaaattcattctattttacaagttttttctcacattttaatttacattgtaAGATTTTTGAATTACCTGAAATATTTGATGGGCAACAAAGAAATGGAGCAGGACCTCACTTCTGTTTTTCCCCAGTCCTAGCTCTTGTGAATATTGTAGAGATGCAACCagactctctccttcccccaccccccagaccCCCACCCCTCACAGTTAACCAAGGGAAACCCTACAGCTGAAGAGGTATCTAGATTTACCCTTTTGTTTCATTGGAAGACCCCAGTGGGCACATGCCTATAGGATAATCTAGCACCTTAAAATCTTGGGGTTTGAGGCTGGAAAACCCATGATCTAAAGTCCTGTATTATTTTCTGGAAtgccctttttctctcctttccatatTTGTAGTGAAAGGGGTAAGCTTCTATAGGTAGATGCATAGTAGGAAATCTGAAAGGAAAGAAGCAGTGGGAAACCCAGAAGCATCTCAATACGTGTCTATATATTGGTACAATGCTAACTAATTTTGCCCCGCAGCTGTGTACTTGGGGACAGTCATCTCTGGCAGCGTTGTCCTGTGTCTCAGTTTGCATGGGGATGATGGATGCCGCTTAGCACTTGGGTAATGCTGTTGGGTGGAATGTATCAGTTCAGGGACTCCCATCAGATCCATTTCCCAGTGCagccctcttgacaaaggatgaTGGAAAGGAAATTGCCTTAAATAGCTAGAAGATTAATTTCTCACTGCTGTTCCCAGGCGGCAAAGTGACTGGGCTCATCAAATGATAAGTGACTACTTTCCCTCCCTGCAGTAACACCAAACCTTAGCTCTTTGGGGCACATAGTGGGGCCAGTCTCATTAGGCAAAGAGCTATACCAGTTCAGGCCTAGCAACACCACAGGATATTTGTAGGAAGTTCAGAAGGTGGGGAGGGGCCAATACAGTTAAAACAAggacagaagcaaaataattaCTGAGTAGTTCTTTGGGCAAAACTGTGAGGGCAGTGTCTTGATATCCTCTTCAGCTAGTGAAGAGAAACAATTTGGGTGGTGAAATTTGCCTTGGTtgaggggaaacaaaaaaaaccccgAGTGATTTATTTAAGGCTAAGGATTCCTGGGGAATCTGGTaaagtggaggaagaagaggatggatAAGAGACAAAGTGATGACACAGCTTGAGAAATATAGATTATTTTGATGGAGTGGTGGAGGGTGGGCATTGGAGGTGGAAGGCATGACTGACTATCCTTCGTGGTACAGTTGAAATCAAGAATTCTACTACTAAGCAGCAGTTGTCAACAAAAGATGTCAAGttctttatctccttttcccTAACCCACAAATATTACAACGAAGCATCtctgctgctttttttttcttttatctagttTCCCCTCAGGAAGCAGGGATTGTGATGGGAAGGGTTTAATTATAGAGGGCAGGAGGAGGGAGCAGACACAGCAGTCAGATCTGTGCTGGATCAGCGACCGCCTAAACCCTCCTGCCAGGTCCAGgaccctttctcccctcccccacccaatcAGGTTGGTTTGTCTATGTCAGTacatcctctctcttctctagctAATATTGGCCTCAGAGCCAAGCTCTCAGATCCTGGGGCTATGCCTTCTTGAAGCATTTCAGTGAAAGCCATTTCTAAAATGTCCTGTTTGCAGTTGTTAGTGGGTCAAGCAGAAGAAATTCCAGCTATGTCAGCTTCTTGGATTTATTTAACCCAACTTGTTTCTCCCTGAAGCTTTTGCCCTGCCAAGTTAAGTGCCAAACAAAAAATTGGTGCTTAACCCTTTGTAATTCAATTGAAGACTCGCGGCTTTAATAGGAAACGTTATCTTGGTGCatcttgtctttctttccattggTTCTCCTTGGATTTTTGCCTTCTCTTACCCTTTGTTTTTGTGTTCTCTCAAGCTCTAATTTTGTaaaattcctttttcattcctCTGCAGAATTTAAATAACAACCAATCAATAAAGCAAGTGCAGCTTAGGGTCTTTGTAACTAGAAAAGGTTAGCACCAGCTGTGGGGCACCTGAAAAGTAGATAAGAAAGGAGGGAAACAGATGGAGTGGGAGAGATCAAGCAACAGAgagacctagagagaaaagacGAGAAAAGAGTTATAGGAAGGGagaatgaaataggaaaaaaaaacaggcagGGACGGTGAGAGCGAGTCTGTGACTGAGccaagaggagagggagaggtgaagatggaagagacagaaagatggatgAAGACATTGATGGACATGGCTGAACTGTGTGAAAAAGGAGTCagccagagagaggaaaaggagactgagaaggacaGGAGACGCTGAaacaggcaggaaggaagagcCAGAAGCTGATGCAGAGTAAACCATGTTCCCCCTGAGAGAGATCATTTTTCCAGCTATACCCGATGATCTTGTGCCTTCTCTTGTGCTGTGTTCACACTGTTGGAGTGATTAACATTTCTGAGAATGCCTTTCTGTCTACACTGTGTACACAACTTTCCAAACTGGAAAGATTTGAGCTCTCccatagtgattttcctaatCCTACCAGAATAAAGAATAAAGTATGTAGAAGCCTTTAAAAGTAATTGTTTAAGAAACAGCATCCTCTCCAGAACTGTCACATTTTTAGACCTAGTAGCTTATTTTTTCATGGACATCGCAAAAAAGAATTGACAAATACCCCCTTGCCTGGCACCTTTCTTTTCTCCTGGGCAATATTGCCACTCCCATCTTTCCCAAATCTAGGATGTCATGGGGGTCGTGAAATAGTGGTAGAGGGAGAATGTATAGGTC includes:
- the PSMB11 gene encoding proteasome subunit beta type-11, with amino-acid sequence MALENVCDWQAPEALSPHLPGAGDWAVPRGCDPPVFLQTHGPELAHGTTTLAFRFRHGVIAAADTRSSCGSYVACPASQKVIPVHQHLIGTTSGTSADCATWYRILQRELRLRALREGQLPSVAGAAKLLSTMLYRYRGLDLCVATALCGWDQAGPALFYVYSDGTLLAGDVFSVGSGSPYAYGVLDRGYRYDMTIEEAYTLARQAVAHATRRDAYSGGSVDLYHVKESGWERVSREDACMLYSRLQETGEQEEETTPTSP
- the PSMB5 gene encoding proteasome subunit beta type-5, which gives rise to MALASVLERPLPVNGLGFFGLGGRSDLLDLGPGGPGDELCLAAPSWGAPDEPGIELLHGTTTLAFKFRHGVIVAVDSRATAGAYIASQTVKKVIEINPYLLGTMAGGAADCSFWERLLARQCRIYELRNKERISVAAASKLLANMVYQYKGMGLSMGTMICGWDKRGPGLYYVDSEGNRISGVTFSVGSGSVYAYGVMDQGYSFDLSVEEAYDLARRAIYQATYRDAYSGGVVNLYHVREDGWIRVCSDNVADLNDKYQGAAL